The proteins below come from a single Afipia felis ATCC 53690 genomic window:
- the narH gene encoding nitrate reductase subunit beta produces MKIRAQIAMVLNLDKCIGCHTCSVTCKNVWTSREGMEYAWFNNVETKPGIGYPKDWENQKRWKGGWVRRRDGSIAPRIGGKWRVLANIFANPDLPEIDDYYEPFTYDYEHLQSAPDMKAMPTARPRSLVSGERLEKIQWGPNWEEILGGEFAKRSKDYNFDGVQKDIYGQFENTFMMYLPRLCEHCLNPTCVASCPSGAIYKREEDGIVLIDQDKCRGWRMCVSGCPYKKIYYNWSSGKSEKCIFCYPRIEAGQPTVCSETCVGRIRYLGVVLYDADRIAEAASKPDERDLYQAQLDVFLDPNDPSVIAEAERQGIPHAWLEAAKASPIWKMAMEWKVAFPLHPEYRTLPMVWYVPPLSPITSAASAGKIGLDGEMPDVRSLRIPMRYLANLLTAGNEEPVALALERMLAMRAYMRAKTVDGVIDEAIAARVGLKGAQIDEMYKIMALANYEDRFVIPTAHRELGADAYDMRGSCGFSFGNGCGGGETEVNLFGSPRKPKTPMEVA; encoded by the coding sequence ATGAAAATCCGTGCCCAGATCGCAATGGTGCTCAATCTCGACAAGTGCATCGGGTGCCACACCTGTAGCGTGACCTGCAAGAACGTCTGGACCAGCCGCGAAGGCATGGAATACGCTTGGTTCAACAACGTCGAAACCAAGCCCGGCATCGGTTATCCGAAAGACTGGGAAAACCAGAAACGCTGGAAGGGCGGTTGGGTGCGCCGGCGCGACGGTTCGATCGCACCGCGCATCGGTGGGAAATGGCGCGTGCTGGCGAACATCTTCGCCAACCCCGATCTGCCGGAGATCGACGACTACTACGAGCCCTTTACCTACGATTACGAGCATCTGCAGTCCGCGCCGGACATGAAGGCGATGCCGACCGCGCGGCCGCGTTCGCTGGTTTCCGGTGAGCGGCTGGAGAAAATCCAGTGGGGGCCGAACTGGGAGGAAATCCTTGGCGGCGAGTTCGCCAAGCGCTCGAAGGACTACAATTTTGATGGCGTGCAGAAGGACATCTACGGCCAGTTCGAAAACACCTTCATGATGTATCTGCCGCGGTTGTGCGAGCATTGCCTCAACCCGACCTGCGTTGCATCATGTCCGTCCGGCGCGATCTATAAGCGCGAGGAGGATGGCATCGTCCTGATCGATCAGGATAAGTGCCGCGGTTGGCGCATGTGCGTCTCCGGGTGTCCCTACAAGAAGATTTATTACAACTGGTCGTCAGGAAAATCCGAGAAGTGCATCTTCTGCTATCCTCGCATCGAGGCGGGGCAGCCGACGGTATGCTCGGAGACCTGCGTTGGTCGTATCCGCTACCTCGGCGTCGTGCTCTATGATGCCGACCGCATCGCGGAGGCTGCCAGCAAACCGGATGAGCGCGATCTCTATCAGGCGCAGCTCGACGTGTTTCTCGATCCCAACGATCCCTCGGTGATTGCGGAAGCGGAGCGTCAGGGCATTCCGCATGCCTGGCTGGAGGCGGCCAAGGCATCGCCGATCTGGAAGATGGCGATGGAATGGAAGGTCGCGTTCCCGCTGCACCCGGAATACCGCACGCTGCCGATGGTCTGGTATGTACCGCCGCTGTCGCCGATCACCTCAGCAGCATCGGCTGGCAAGATCGGTCTCGATGGTGAAATGCCGGATGTCCGCTCGCTGCGTATTCCGATGCGGTATCTCGCCAACCTCTTGACCGCAGGCAACGAGGAGCCGGTGGCGCTGGCCCTCGAGCGCATGCTGGCTATGCGCGCCTACATGCGCGCCAAGACGGTAGACGGCGTGATCGATGAGGCCATTGCGGCGCGCGTCGGCCTCAAGGGCGCGCAGATCGACGAGATGTACAAGATCATGGCGCTCGCCAATTACGAGGACCGCTTCGTGATTCCGACCGCGCATCGCGAACTTGGCGCCGATGCCTACGACATGCGCGGCTCGTGCGGTTTTTCGTTTGGCAATGGCTGCGGTGGCGGTGAAACCGAGGTCAACCTGTTCGGCTCGCCTCGCAAGCCCAAGACTCCGATGGAGGTGGCATGA
- a CDS encoding nitrate reductase subunit alpha: MSHFLDRLSFFTKTRTEFAGGHGITTTEDRSWEDGYRKRWQHDKIVRSTHGVNCTGSCSWKVYVKGGIVTWETQQTDYPRTRPDLPNHEPRGCPRGASYSWYLYSGNRVKYPLVRSRLLKLWRAARATLTPVAAWKSIVENPEKRAAYTKRRGLGGFVRANWDEVNEIIGAANAYTVKAHGPDRVFGFSPIPAMSMVSYASGARYLSLLGGVCMSFYDWYCDLPPASPQTWGEQTDVPESADWYNAGFLILWGSNVPQTRTPDAHFYTEARYKGAKSVVICPDYSEASKFADMWMSPKQGTDAAVAMAMGHVILREFHIDKKTAYFDDYMRRYSDMPMLVRLVKQGDHYIPDRFVRASDFVDGLNEANNPEWKTVAYDEASGGIVAPNGSIGFRWGEKGNWNLEEKAAGGDTRLRMSLMDIQDDVAKVGFPYFGNREHDHFRGTDHPGVLTRNIPVKMLQLADGETPVASVFDLFVANYGIDRGLGGENIAKGYDEIEPYTPAWAEQISGVPREQIITVAREFARNAEKTNGRSMVIVGAGLNHWYHMDMNYRGIINMLVMCGCVGQSGGGWSHYVGQEKLRPQSGWVPLTFGLDWSRPPRQMNSTSAFYAHTDQWRYETLDVKDVLSPTAPMGPWDGALIDYNVRAERMGWLPSAPQLQTNPLEVAKQAAASGLEAKDYVAKALKSGELKMSCEDPDNPKNWPRNLFVWRSNLLGASGKGHEYFLKHLLGTSHGVIGKDLGDVGGRKPSEVAWHEEAPEGKLDLLVTLDFRMSTTCMYSDIVLPTATWYEKNDLNTSDMHPFIHPLTAAVDPVWESRSDWEIYKGIAKSFSKVAPEVLGVEKDVVLTPIMHDSPGEIAQPLDVKDWKKGEIDPIPGKTMPAVVVVERDYPNLYKQFTSLGPLMSKLGNGGKGMNWNTEHEVELLKRLNGVVTEEGLSKGLPKIETDIDACEVLLSLAPETNGEVAVKAWSSLGTFTGRDHTHLAIPKEDEKIRFRDVVAQPRKIISSPIWSGLESESVCYNACYTNVHELIPWRTLTGRQQLYQDHLWMRAFGEGFCVYRPPIDTRSVRPVIDRKPNGNKSVVLNFLTPHQKWGIHSTYTDNLLMLTLSRGGPIVWISEADAKNAGIVDNDWIEVFNTNGALVARAVVSQRVRQGMCMMYHAQEKIVNMPGSEQTGQRGGIHNSVTRVVLKPTHMIGGYAQQAYGFNYYGTVGSNRDEFVIVRKMTKVDWLDEPVATSGTSLEAAE; this comes from the coding sequence ATGAGCCATTTTCTAGACAGGCTTTCGTTCTTCACGAAAACCAGAACCGAGTTCGCCGGCGGTCACGGCATCACCACGACGGAAGACAGGTCGTGGGAGGACGGCTACCGCAAGCGCTGGCAGCACGACAAGATCGTGCGTTCCACGCATGGCGTGAACTGCACGGGCTCCTGCTCGTGGAAGGTCTATGTCAAGGGCGGCATCGTCACCTGGGAAACCCAGCAGACCGACTATCCGCGCACGCGGCCCGATCTGCCGAACCACGAACCCCGCGGCTGTCCGCGCGGTGCGAGCTATAGCTGGTACCTGTATTCCGGTAACCGCGTGAAATATCCGCTGGTGCGCTCACGCCTGCTCAAGCTGTGGCGCGCGGCGCGTGCGACGCTGACGCCGGTGGCGGCGTGGAAGTCGATTGTCGAGAATCCAGAAAAACGCGCCGCCTACACCAAGCGGCGCGGCCTCGGCGGTTTCGTGCGGGCAAACTGGGATGAGGTCAACGAGATCATCGGTGCGGCGAATGCCTACACGGTGAAGGCTCATGGTCCGGATCGCGTGTTCGGCTTCTCGCCGATCCCGGCGATGTCGATGGTGAGCTACGCCTCAGGCGCGCGTTACCTGTCGCTGCTCGGCGGCGTCTGCATGTCATTCTATGACTGGTACTGCGACCTGCCGCCGGCTTCGCCACAGACCTGGGGCGAGCAGACCGACGTTCCGGAAAGCGCCGACTGGTACAATGCGGGCTTCCTGATCCTGTGGGGCTCCAACGTGCCGCAGACGCGCACGCCGGATGCGCACTTCTACACCGAGGCGCGTTACAAGGGCGCCAAGAGCGTGGTGATCTGCCCGGACTATTCCGAGGCGTCGAAATTTGCCGACATGTGGATGTCGCCGAAGCAGGGTACCGATGCGGCGGTGGCGATGGCGATGGGCCATGTCATCCTGCGCGAATTCCATATCGACAAGAAGACCGCATATTTTGACGACTATATGCGCCGCTACAGCGACATGCCGATGCTGGTGCGTCTGGTGAAGCAGGGCGATCATTACATTCCGGATCGCTTCGTGCGCGCGTCGGATTTTGTCGACGGCCTCAACGAGGCCAATAATCCGGAGTGGAAGACAGTCGCCTATGACGAGGCCAGTGGCGGCATCGTTGCGCCGAATGGCTCGATTGGTTTCCGCTGGGGCGAGAAGGGCAACTGGAATCTCGAGGAGAAGGCAGCGGGCGGCGATACCAGGCTGCGAATGTCACTGATGGATATTCAGGACGATGTCGCCAAGGTCGGATTCCCGTATTTCGGTAATCGCGAGCATGACCATTTTCGCGGCACGGATCATCCGGGCGTGCTGACCCGCAACATTCCGGTGAAGATGCTGCAACTTGCCGATGGCGAGACGCCGGTTGCTTCGGTGTTTGATCTGTTCGTCGCCAATTACGGTATCGATCGCGGGCTCGGCGGCGAGAACATCGCCAAGGGTTACGACGAGATCGAGCCCTATACGCCGGCCTGGGCGGAGCAGATCAGCGGCGTGCCGCGCGAGCAGATCATCACGGTGGCGCGCGAGTTCGCGCGCAATGCCGAGAAGACCAACGGCCGTTCGATGGTGATCGTCGGCGCCGGGCTTAATCACTGGTACCACATGGACATGAACTACCGCGGCATCATCAATATGCTGGTGATGTGCGGTTGTGTCGGCCAGTCCGGCGGCGGCTGGTCGCATTATGTCGGTCAGGAAAAGCTGCGGCCGCAGTCCGGCTGGGTGCCGCTGACTTTCGGTCTCGACTGGAGCAGGCCGCCGCGTCAGATGAACTCGACCTCGGCTTTCTACGCGCATACCGATCAGTGGCGTTACGAGACGCTCGACGTCAAGGACGTGCTGTCGCCGACCGCGCCGATGGGGCCGTGGGATGGTGCGCTGATCGACTACAACGTGCGCGCCGAGCGCATGGGCTGGTTGCCGTCCGCGCCGCAGCTTCAGACCAACCCGCTTGAAGTCGCCAAGCAGGCGGCGGCATCGGGACTGGAAGCCAAGGACTATGTTGCCAAGGCGCTGAAGTCCGGCGAGTTGAAGATGTCCTGCGAAGACCCGGACAATCCGAAGAACTGGCCGCGCAATCTGTTCGTCTGGCGCTCCAACCTGCTCGGCGCGTCGGGCAAGGGGCACGAATATTTCCTCAAGCATTTGCTCGGCACCAGTCATGGCGTGATCGGCAAGGATCTCGGCGATGTCGGCGGCCGCAAGCCGTCCGAGGTTGCCTGGCACGAGGAGGCGCCGGAAGGAAAGCTCGACCTGCTCGTCACGCTCGACTTCCGCATGTCCACCACCTGCATGTACTCGGACATCGTGTTGCCGACCGCGACTTGGTACGAGAAGAACGATCTCAACACCTCGGACATGCATCCCTTCATCCACCCGTTGACCGCTGCGGTCGATCCGGTGTGGGAGTCGCGTAGCGACTGGGAGATCTACAAGGGCATCGCGAAGTCATTCTCGAAGGTCGCCCCCGAGGTACTCGGCGTCGAGAAGGACGTGGTGCTCACGCCGATCATGCACGACTCGCCGGGCGAGATCGCGCAGCCGCTTGACGTCAAGGATTGGAAGAAAGGCGAGATCGATCCGATCCCCGGCAAGACTATGCCGGCGGTCGTCGTGGTCGAGCGCGACTATCCGAATCTCTACAAGCAGTTCACCTCGCTCGGTCCGCTGATGAGCAAGCTCGGCAATGGCGGCAAGGGTATGAACTGGAACACCGAGCATGAGGTCGAACTGCTCAAGCGCCTCAACGGCGTCGTGACCGAGGAGGGTCTGAGCAAGGGGCTACCGAAGATCGAGACGGACATCGACGCCTGCGAGGTGCTGCTATCGCTTGCGCCGGAGACCAATGGTGAGGTTGCCGTGAAGGCGTGGAGTTCGCTGGGGACCTTCACCGGCCGCGACCATACCCATCTCGCGATCCCGAAGGAGGACGAGAAGATTCGCTTCCGCGACGTGGTCGCGCAACCGCGCAAGATCATCTCGTCGCCGATATGGTCAGGACTCGAGTCGGAAAGCGTCTGCTACAACGCCTGCTACACCAATGTCCACGAGTTGATCCCGTGGCGCACGCTGACCGGCCGTCAGCAGCTCTATCAGGATCATCTGTGGATGCGGGCATTCGGTGAGGGGTTCTGCGTCTACCGTCCGCCAATCGACACTAGATCAGTGCGGCCGGTGATCGATCGCAAGCCGAACGGCAACAAATCGGTGGTGCTGAACTTCCTGACGCCGCACCAGAAGTGGGGCATCCACTCGACCTACACCGACAATCTTCTGATGCTGACGCTGTCGCGCGGCGGGCCGATCGTCTGGATCAGCGAGGCCGACGCGAAGAACGCCGGCATCGTCGATAACGACTGGATCGAGGTGTTCAACACCAACGGTGCGCTGGTCGCGCGCGCGGTGGTGTCGCAGCGTGTCCGTCAGGGCATGTGCATGATGTATCACGCGCAGGAGAAGATCGTGAACATGCCGGGCTCCGAGCAGACCGGCCAGCGAGGCGGCATCCATAATTCGGTGACGCGGGTCGTGCTCAAGCCGACCCACATGATCGGTGGGTATGCGCAGCAGGCTTACGGCTTCAATTATTACGGCACCGTCGGCTCCAACCGCGATGAATTCGTGATCGTCCGCAAGATGACAAAGGTGGACTGGCTGGACGAGCCGGTCGCCACATCGGGCACAAGCCTGGAGGCCGCAGAATGA
- the narI gene encoding respiratory nitrate reductase subunit gamma, whose protein sequence is MYTTLNSIAFGWYPYLCAFVCLFGSLFRFDREQYTWRSGSSQLLRRRQLMWGSNLFHVGILVIFGGHFVGLLTPIWVFDMMGISHSFKQMLAMGAGGIAGLMCLVGISLLTHRRLFDPRIRANSSFGDTAILLILFAQLLLGLATIPVSAGHLDGHEMVKFMNWAQAIVTLQPDAANYVLDVHPIFKAHLMLGMTIFLVFPFTRLVHIWSAPIWYLGRRGYQVVRARPGNIPAPVAATRMPAPPPIQPAE, encoded by the coding sequence ATGTACACCACGCTCAATTCCATCGCCTTCGGCTGGTATCCGTATCTGTGCGCGTTTGTCTGCCTGTTCGGCAGTCTGTTTCGCTTTGACCGCGAGCAATATACCTGGCGCAGCGGTTCAAGCCAGCTTCTGCGCCGCCGTCAGTTGATGTGGGGCTCCAACCTGTTCCACGTCGGCATTCTGGTGATCTTCGGCGGCCATTTCGTCGGCCTGCTGACGCCGATCTGGGTGTTCGACATGATGGGCATCTCGCACAGCTTCAAGCAGATGCTGGCGATGGGCGCCGGTGGTATCGCCGGTCTGATGTGCCTTGTCGGCATTTCCCTTCTGACCCATCGCCGGTTGTTCGATCCGCGAATCCGCGCCAACTCGTCGTTCGGCGACACCGCGATCCTGCTGATTTTGTTCGCGCAGCTTTTGCTCGGCCTTGCCACCATTCCGGTGTCGGCCGGTCATCTCGACGGTCATGAAATGGTGAAGTTCATGAACTGGGCGCAGGCGATCGTCACGCTGCAGCCGGATGCTGCGAACTATGTTCTCGACGTGCATCCGATCTTCAAGGCGCACCTGATGCTCGGCATGACGATTTTCCTCGTCTTCCCGTTCACTCGCCTTGTGCACATCTGGAGCGCGCCAATTTGGTATCTCGGTCGTCGCGGCTATCAGGTTGTGCGCGCTCGTCCGGGTAATATTCCGGCGCCGGTCGCAGCAACCCGTATGCCCGCCCCACCGCCGATCCAGC
- the narJ gene encoding nitrate reductase molybdenum cofactor assembly chaperone, translating to MKTFKVLSALLTYPSDELVAAAPLFGTVLDDEALVPLAAREKLDVLIDELATGDLYDLQERYGLLFDRSRSLALHLFEHVHGESRDRGQAMVDLKTLYENAGFFITANDLPDFVPLFLEFLSTQPIATARELLGQPAHILAAIAERLERRESNYKAVFDAMVAIAEEQPEREAVEELLKGPDPDPMDFAALDAAWEEEEVKFGPTAQSASSCGRDGLQSRLRHASRAIKSPAA from the coding sequence ATGAAAACATTCAAGGTGTTGTCTGCTCTTCTGACCTATCCTTCGGACGAGCTCGTCGCAGCCGCACCGCTGTTTGGCACCGTGCTGGATGATGAGGCGCTGGTGCCACTCGCCGCGCGCGAGAAGCTCGATGTGCTGATCGATGAGCTTGCGACCGGCGATCTCTACGATCTTCAGGAGCGCTATGGCCTGCTGTTCGACCGCAGTCGCTCGCTGGCGCTGCATCTGTTCGAGCATGTCCATGGCGAAAGCCGCGACCGTGGCCAGGCGATGGTCGATCTGAAAACGCTGTATGAGAACGCGGGCTTCTTCATCACCGCGAATGACCTGCCGGATTTCGTTCCGCTGTTCCTTGAATTTCTGTCGACCCAGCCGATTGCGACAGCGCGCGAACTCTTAGGGCAACCCGCGCACATTCTCGCTGCCATTGCCGAGCGCCTGGAGCGCCGGGAGTCGAACTACAAGGCTGTCTTCGATGCAATGGTTGCGATTGCCGAAGAACAGCCTGAGCGCGAAGCGGTCGAGGAGCTTTTGAAAGGACCGGACCCCGATCCGATGGACTTCGCCGCGCTCGACGCCGCGTGGGAAGAAGAGGAAGTCAAGTTTGGGCCGACCGCGCAGAGCGCTTCGTCATGCGGCCGCGACGGATTGCAGTCGCGGTTGCGACATGCCTCGCGCGCCATCAAGTCGCCGGCAGCCTGA